In Epinephelus lanceolatus isolate andai-2023 chromosome 16, ASM4190304v1, whole genome shotgun sequence, one DNA window encodes the following:
- the LOC117263162 gene encoding zinc finger protein 706: MARGQQKIQSQQKNAKKAAEKKKGQAADQKSAAKAALVHTCPVCRTQMPDPKTFKQHFESKHPKSPMPPELVDVQA, translated from the exons ATGGCTCGTGGGCAGCAGAAGATTCAGTCTCAGCAAAAGAACGCCAAGAAGGCAGCAGAAAAGAAGAAAGGTCAAGCTGCTGACCAGAAGAGTGCAGCAAAGGCCGCACTGGTCCACACCTGCCCTGTCTGCCGG aCACAGATGCCCGACCCCAAGACCTTCAAACAGCACTTTGAGAGCAAACACCCCAAGTCTCCCATGCCCCCTGAGCTGGTGGATGTTCAGGCATAA
- the LOC117263163 gene encoding galactose-specific lectin nattectin-like, with product MRTIFLLCATFALSLAAEPVKEEPAAPETHQDGSVKMLDRTEEKEEEVIEKIQGDAKRNSCPPGWSKYGSRCFIYIHKEVPWVDAEKFCVRNGANLASVHNPGEYEFIQEVVRGSTGRFPQAWIGGNDAIKDFVWLWSDGSGFYYQDWSMAEPDNHENSEKCVVMNRPDDLLWGDVNCELRRSFVCGTRPV from the exons ATGAGGAccatttttcttctctgtgcCACCTTTGCTCTGAGCCTTGCAGCAG agccagtaaaggaggagccaGCTGCTCCAGAAACACACCAAG ATGGGTCAGTCAAGATGTTAGACAGgacagaggagaaggaggaggaggtgatagAAAAGATTCAGGGTGATGCCAAGCGGAACAGCTGCCCGCCCGGCTGGTCCAAATATGGATCCAGATGTTTCATCTACATCCACAAAGAGGTGCCCTGGGTAGATGCAGAG AAATTCTGTGTGCGTAACGGTGCCAATCTCGCCTCTGTGCATAACCCAGGAGAGTATGAATTCATCCAGGAGGTTGTAAGGGGGAGCACAGGGCGCTTTCCTCAAGCCTGGATCGGCGGGAATGATGCCATAAAG GATTTTGTTTGGCTCTGGAGCGATGGGTCAGGGTTTTATTACCAGGATTGGAGCATGGCTGAGCCTGACAATCATGAAAACAGCGAGAAATGTGTTGTGATGAACCGACCAG ATGACCTCCTGTGGGGGGATGTGAACTGTGAGCTGAGGCGTTCCTTCGTCTGTGGAACAAGACCAGTTTAA